A single Crateriforma conspicua DNA region contains:
- a CDS encoding ABC transporter substrate-binding protein, which yields MALSIHSNRWTIFALLIASAWIAFIAQAPRVQSAHDSIASRSSNVRVDPAGADFPESVTTETHSGQRVPTSDSVNTHDRITIHVGTSTSMTGPCADLGNSVLDGIRASFHQANAEGKRYRFQITAMDDAYDPAKTASNTKRLLADPTILAVIGNVGTPTGVVAATMCCQTDTLFFAPISGAQILRTEGTQTLQHFRGSYEDEVLASINAILRYSDVSADQIGFFCLRDGLGMAGFKAACQVLEQHGGIPPHHIPVGLYARDSLAIQNGLADLLNHQRPPRAIIVGASTDAAKEFVSHARRHGYRGWIICISFVQTDSLARVIAVDDRRVIATQVVPDPLSNHAIAIRYRDALKDFSQKSHPNPASFEGYLLGSAWVHAVESLEVHPNRKSVVQAVENIFAGITPVPWLEEFRSPQNPDGKRIWATRLTSSGVQYETWDQIFASEAL from the coding sequence ATGGCACTTTCCATTCACTCCAACCGTTGGACGATCTTTGCGCTGTTGATCGCGTCGGCTTGGATTGCATTCATCGCCCAGGCGCCAAGGGTGCAATCCGCCCACGATTCCATCGCTTCACGTTCGTCCAACGTCCGTGTCGATCCCGCTGGGGCGGACTTTCCCGAGTCGGTCACAACCGAGACGCATTCGGGCCAGCGCGTTCCAACATCCGACAGCGTGAATACCCACGATCGGATCACGATTCATGTGGGAACGTCCACATCGATGACCGGGCCATGCGCTGATTTGGGTAATTCCGTGTTGGACGGGATTCGGGCCTCGTTCCACCAGGCGAACGCCGAAGGCAAGCGGTATCGATTTCAAATCACGGCGATGGATGATGCCTATGATCCTGCCAAAACGGCGTCGAACACGAAACGGTTGCTGGCCGATCCGACAATCTTGGCGGTGATCGGCAATGTCGGAACTCCGACCGGCGTGGTTGCCGCGACGATGTGTTGCCAGACAGACACGTTGTTTTTCGCACCGATCTCGGGCGCGCAGATTCTGCGAACCGAAGGGACGCAGACGCTTCAGCATTTTCGCGGCAGCTATGAAGACGAGGTGTTGGCGTCGATCAACGCGATCCTTCGCTACAGCGACGTTTCCGCCGACCAGATCGGCTTTTTCTGTCTGCGGGACGGACTCGGGATGGCGGGATTCAAAGCCGCCTGTCAAGTATTGGAGCAACACGGTGGTATTCCCCCGCACCACATACCGGTCGGGTTGTACGCCAGAGATTCATTGGCCATTCAAAACGGTTTGGCGGACCTGCTGAATCACCAGCGACCGCCGAGAGCGATCATCGTGGGCGCGTCAACCGACGCGGCGAAAGAGTTTGTGTCCCATGCGCGACGCCATGGCTATCGCGGCTGGATCATCTGTATCAGCTTCGTCCAAACGGATTCGCTGGCACGTGTCATCGCCGTCGACGACCGTCGAGTGATCGCGACTCAGGTGGTCCCCGATCCGCTTTCAAACCACGCTATTGCGATCCGGTATCGCGACGCGTTGAAAGACTTCTCGCAAAAATCGCATCCGAATCCCGCATCATTCGAAGGCTATTTGCTTGGATCCGCATGGGTGCATGCCGTCGAATCATTGGAAGTCCATCCCAACCGGAAATCGGTGGTTCAGGCCGTTGAAAACATTTTCGCGGGGATCACACCGGTTCCCTGGTTGGAAGAATTCCGCAGTCCGCAAAACCCCGATGGCAAGCGGATTTGGGCCACCCGACTGACGTCATCGGGAGTCCAATATGAAACGTGGGATCAGATCTTTGCATCGGAGGCGTTGTGA
- a CDS encoding HEAT repeat domain-containing protein: MTIAPGCHDGPLYALKKVNPYFVMKEWRDDRQLGITDFERHQELQDVAGGIARMTADRQQYWLSELDKIYEHDPSAEMRRLAVVAAGRADEANGLDLLRKGLDDDDFKVRMEACRGLGKRGDEEAARLLATTVNADPDDDVRNSAIAALGRFQSPVAVDALRIALNDSDPSTQRLAVNSLRDATGKDFGDQPQEWIAALDAAGSDSADTEASTERF, translated from the coding sequence ATGACGATCGCGCCGGGTTGTCACGACGGACCGCTGTACGCGTTGAAAAAGGTCAATCCGTACTTTGTGATGAAAGAATGGCGTGACGACCGCCAGTTGGGCATCACCGATTTTGAAAGACACCAAGAACTGCAGGACGTCGCTGGTGGCATCGCCCGGATGACCGCCGATCGCCAACAGTATTGGCTAAGTGAACTGGACAAGATTTACGAACACGACCCCAGCGCGGAAATGCGGCGGTTGGCCGTCGTCGCCGCGGGCCGTGCCGACGAAGCCAACGGACTGGACCTGTTACGCAAGGGCCTGGATGACGACGACTTCAAAGTCCGAATGGAAGCTTGTCGTGGGCTGGGTAAACGGGGTGACGAGGAAGCGGCGCGGCTGTTGGCCACCACGGTCAACGCCGACCCCGATGATGATGTCCGCAATTCCGCGATCGCCGCACTCGGACGATTTCAATCTCCGGTCGCCGTGGACGCACTGCGCATCGCACTGAATGACAGCGACCCGTCGACCCAGCGTTTGGCGGTCAATTCGCTGCGTGACGCGACCGGCAAAGACTTCGGTGACCAGCCGCAAGAATGGATCGCCGCGTTGGACGCCGCTGGATCTGATTCGGCCGACACCGAAGCGTCGACCGAGCGATTTTAG
- a CDS encoding PAS domain-containing sensor histidine kinase, with protein sequence MHRVIPPHKLITAMLLAGVVSGIILLVSCVVTLQRLNDQRLQAAEAEIRARELVDQTQRFRSSIESIALRPERQDWEQVGGQAERERDQLREALQFVDCGQQHRPDDCQCQKLYESLDEIVLEIQGLGRSSKVLRGDLQVLKQQFCVARDALLRIRTAAESVEGRYRLNGSISPGDENHRNIQTIVVECSDALHYMERTQAASHVSELLRLREGAYRPLLMRLELSLRRLAELEDAKGIATIDDFAKLRQAVFDHSQSPDLFFHSDCDSIFCLRFKVIENQKQIAASQERLSGLLTQVSTKVANRLVTLSGDDSQRAGKMGNPLQSAIWTMVVLGVMLCVTFVGLAVAVRSLLIRTFETIEEKRLEAEKLALVAKYTVNSVAITDEKIRVEWVNEAFTRNTGYTLDEVVGSSPGKFLQGPLTDPKIIRRMRAALRKDLGFRTRVLNYKKDGTPYWNDLEVRPIRDQNGEVTKYISIQTNVTSQVEAEQRQAKLQQELKQQKTLLDTIVQHIPAGVIAAGPDGNVTCFNAKAEKLLGASRDDLKRVDQVDAIWHFQEDDGNVESEFQSPLGRAVNGEDIPNRQIRVQVGGDDRWLLLGAVAFDSEHVSGGVVIFNDVTEQVATEHGQRQSQKLEAIGQLAAGIAHEINTPMQYIGDNIDSLAEWMDEFGRFLEQTTDGGDDDDVDRRDSTDLPAQRIQRLQQMVAEALQDCREGFDQVTGITRAMKELSHPGEATYQWADLNRLVVGAITLSKNRYKYHAELVKDLEADLPEIQCRSAEISQVVLNLVVNASDAISERLESDDSHSGVIRVETRRQDDQVILRVSDNGSGMDQATIERIFDPFFTTKDVGKGTGQGLTISYDIVVAKHQGTLLVDSEPGVGTTFTVALPIERENDGESEAYSRDLGDPDIWLDEDPNVLDSLDDADDLIIT encoded by the coding sequence ATGCATCGAGTCATTCCCCCCCACAAACTCATTACGGCCATGCTACTGGCCGGGGTCGTCTCGGGAATCATTCTGCTGGTCAGCTGCGTGGTGACGCTTCAGCGGCTGAACGACCAACGTTTGCAAGCGGCCGAAGCTGAGATTCGGGCACGCGAGCTGGTCGATCAGACCCAGCGTTTTCGCAGTTCGATTGAAAGCATCGCCCTGCGTCCCGAGCGGCAAGATTGGGAACAGGTCGGCGGTCAAGCAGAAAGGGAACGTGATCAACTGCGCGAAGCTTTACAGTTCGTCGATTGCGGCCAGCAGCATCGTCCCGACGACTGCCAGTGTCAGAAGCTTTACGAATCCTTGGATGAAATCGTTCTTGAAATCCAAGGCTTGGGGCGATCAAGCAAGGTTCTGCGCGGCGATTTGCAAGTGCTGAAGCAACAGTTTTGTGTCGCTCGTGATGCTTTACTGCGAATCCGTACCGCCGCTGAGTCCGTCGAAGGACGCTACCGTTTGAATGGCAGCATTTCGCCAGGAGATGAAAACCATCGCAACATTCAAACGATTGTTGTGGAATGCAGCGATGCCTTGCACTACATGGAACGGACGCAAGCTGCGTCGCACGTCAGTGAACTGCTTCGATTGCGTGAAGGCGCCTATCGACCATTGCTAATGCGTTTGGAGCTTTCGCTTCGACGGCTGGCCGAGTTAGAGGATGCCAAGGGGATCGCGACGATCGATGACTTTGCCAAACTTCGACAGGCTGTTTTTGATCATTCCCAATCCCCTGATTTGTTTTTTCACTCAGATTGCGACAGCATCTTCTGTCTGCGTTTCAAGGTGATCGAAAATCAAAAACAGATCGCTGCGTCACAGGAACGTCTGAGCGGTTTGTTGACGCAAGTCAGCACGAAGGTTGCAAACCGGCTGGTCACTCTATCCGGTGACGATTCCCAACGCGCCGGCAAGATGGGGAACCCATTGCAATCCGCCATTTGGACAATGGTCGTCTTGGGCGTGATGTTGTGTGTGACTTTTGTAGGGTTGGCGGTCGCAGTACGAAGTCTGTTGATCCGGACATTCGAAACGATCGAAGAGAAACGTTTGGAGGCGGAAAAGCTGGCGCTGGTGGCAAAGTACACGGTGAATTCCGTTGCGATCACCGACGAAAAAATCCGCGTCGAATGGGTCAACGAGGCGTTCACACGAAACACCGGGTACACCCTGGATGAAGTCGTGGGATCGTCGCCCGGCAAGTTTTTGCAAGGGCCGCTGACCGATCCGAAGATCATCCGAAGGATGCGCGCGGCGCTCCGCAAAGATCTCGGGTTTCGCACGCGAGTTTTGAACTACAAGAAGGATGGAACACCCTACTGGAACGACTTGGAAGTCAGACCCATTCGGGATCAAAACGGCGAAGTCACCAAATACATCAGCATCCAAACCAACGTCACTTCTCAGGTGGAAGCCGAACAGCGACAAGCCAAACTTCAGCAGGAATTGAAGCAACAGAAAACGTTGCTGGATACCATCGTCCAGCACATTCCGGCGGGGGTCATCGCGGCCGGACCTGACGGAAATGTCACTTGCTTCAACGCGAAAGCAGAAAAACTGCTGGGGGCAAGTCGTGATGACTTGAAACGTGTGGACCAAGTGGACGCAATCTGGCATTTCCAAGAAGACGATGGGAATGTGGAATCGGAATTCCAATCCCCGCTGGGTCGCGCGGTCAACGGCGAAGACATACCCAATCGTCAAATCCGTGTGCAGGTGGGCGGCGATGACCGTTGGCTGTTGCTGGGCGCCGTCGCGTTTGATAGCGAACACGTCAGCGGCGGTGTGGTGATCTTCAACGACGTAACGGAACAGGTCGCAACCGAACACGGCCAGCGGCAATCGCAAAAGCTGGAAGCCATTGGCCAGCTAGCGGCCGGAATCGCTCACGAAATCAATACACCGATGCAGTACATCGGCGACAACATTGATTCGTTGGCGGAATGGATGGACGAGTTCGGTAGGTTCTTGGAACAAACCACCGATGGCGGCGATGATGATGACGTCGATCGACGTGATTCGACGGATCTGCCGGCACAGCGAATCCAACGATTGCAACAAATGGTCGCCGAAGCGTTGCAGGATTGTCGCGAAGGATTTGATCAAGTGACCGGCATCACTCGCGCGATGAAGGAGTTGTCGCACCCGGGTGAAGCAACCTATCAGTGGGCCGATCTGAATCGGCTAGTCGTCGGCGCCATCACACTGTCAAAAAATCGCTACAAGTATCACGCCGAGTTGGTGAAAGATCTGGAAGCCGATCTTCCAGAAATTCAATGCCGGTCGGCCGAAATCAGTCAAGTCGTTTTGAACTTGGTTGTCAACGCTTCCGATGCGATCAGCGAACGTCTGGAATCCGATGATTCCCACAGCGGTGTGATTCGAGTCGAAACGCGCCGGCAAGATGATCAGGTCATCTTGCGTGTCAGCGACAACGGTTCAGGGATGGACCAAGCCACCATCGAACGCATTTTCGATCCGTTCTTTACGACCAAAGACGTCGGCAAGGGGACGGGACAGGGATTAACGATCTCGTATGACATTGTGGTGGCAAAACATCAAGGCACATTGCTGGTCGATAGCGAACCGGGTGTGGGAACGACGTTCACGGTTGCCTTGCCTATTGAACGTGAAAACGATGGTGAATCGGAAGCCTACTCGCGGGACCTTGGTGATCCAGACATTTGGCTGGACGAAGATCCGAACGTGTTGGATTCATTGGATGATGCCGACGATCTGATCATCACCTGA